The Vibrio chagasii genome includes a region encoding these proteins:
- the vpsR gene encoding cyclic-di-GMP-binding transcriptional regulator VpsR (Not actually a response regulator, but instead a cyclic-di-GMP-binding transcription factor.) has translation MGTQFKMDSLPGSLIVVGGAYEPWLSVLEQVGWQCTQCADLRKADALIADIGPCIGIVDLSHDEFSLNGIANLVSNNKQVRWLAFIRESQLSSDTICQFIVNFCIDFFTAPIPDAQLLSTIGHQLGMLKLEQKVWPNYGINNNMGLLGDSVAVKRLRDQVKRIGPTDVSILIYGESGSGKETIARSIHQNSSRSQKPFLTVNCRALSEMRIEAEVFGISAQPTSSPCMLEEADGGTILLNDVLAMPRNQQLNLLRFLQEGKIETAEGPKSVDVRILAANSSDIEKALIEGDFNEELYHYINVLRIHVPSLKERVSDISVLADHFLREYSKEFNAQAKSFSDDAIRSMNRYHWPGNVRELMNQIKRVVLMSDAVIIEDHQLDLPKQNDERRSLKSIRERSERDALLIVLESYGGQVSLAAKELGVSRATMYRLLNKHSLISEGVV, from the coding sequence ATGGGAACTCAATTTAAGATGGATTCCTTACCAGGTTCTCTTATCGTCGTTGGTGGTGCGTACGAACCCTGGTTATCTGTATTAGAACAAGTGGGTTGGCAGTGTACCCAGTGTGCTGACTTGCGAAAAGCGGATGCCTTGATTGCTGATATTGGCCCATGTATTGGTATTGTCGATCTCAGCCATGATGAATTCAGTCTTAATGGTATTGCTAACCTTGTGAGTAACAATAAGCAAGTACGATGGCTCGCTTTTATCCGTGAATCGCAATTAAGCTCTGATACGATCTGCCAATTTATCGTTAACTTCTGTATCGACTTTTTCACGGCACCTATCCCTGATGCTCAGCTATTGAGTACGATTGGACATCAGCTGGGAATGCTCAAGTTAGAACAGAAAGTATGGCCAAATTACGGTATCAATAACAATATGGGCTTACTGGGTGACTCAGTTGCTGTGAAGCGCTTGAGAGATCAAGTCAAGCGTATTGGTCCAACCGATGTCAGCATCCTGATTTATGGAGAGAGCGGCTCAGGCAAAGAGACGATTGCACGCTCTATTCATCAAAACTCCTCACGATCTCAAAAGCCATTTCTAACGGTGAACTGCCGTGCCTTGTCTGAAATGAGAATAGAAGCTGAGGTATTTGGAATATCAGCACAACCAACGTCTTCTCCTTGTATGCTGGAAGAGGCCGATGGTGGCACCATCTTGCTCAATGATGTTTTGGCGATGCCACGTAATCAACAGTTGAATCTGCTGCGTTTTCTACAAGAAGGCAAGATTGAGACCGCAGAAGGACCTAAGTCTGTTGATGTGAGAATTCTGGCTGCGAACTCCTCTGATATCGAGAAAGCACTGATAGAAGGGGACTTCAATGAAGAGCTTTATCACTATATCAATGTGCTGCGCATTCATGTGCCGAGCCTGAAAGAGCGTGTAAGCGATATCTCCGTACTAGCTGATCACTTCCTACGAGAGTATTCGAAAGAGTTTAATGCTCAGGCTAAGAGTTTTTCAGACGATGCCATTCGTTCGATGAATCGCTACCACTGGCCAGGCAATGTTCGCGAATTGATGAATCAGATAAAGCGTGTTGTGTTGATGTCGGATGCAGTGATCATCGAAGATCACCAACTAGATTTACCAAAACAGAATGATGAACGACGTAGCTTGAAGAGTATTCGTGAACGTTCAGAGCGCGATGCGTTGTTAATTGTTTTGGAATCATACGGTGGTCAGGTTTCGCTGGCAGCTAAAGAACTTGGTGTATCACGGGCAACCATGTACCGTTTGTTGAATAAACACAGCCTTATTTCTGAGGGAGTGGTGTAG
- a CDS encoding DUF6482 family protein produces MQKHQLDMWLHGEHKDSYQIPKVYVIGCSDISEYLLAVEYKHKLEPVKQDGEPLHFGSLDQVKEELLRLGFEKAYLRLHNAYDEFGSEPSQSYCDIELALKPH; encoded by the coding sequence ATGCAAAAGCATCAGTTAGACATGTGGCTACATGGAGAGCACAAAGACTCGTATCAAATCCCCAAAGTGTACGTTATTGGCTGTTCCGATATCTCGGAATATCTGCTGGCTGTGGAGTACAAACACAAGCTTGAGCCGGTAAAACAAGATGGTGAGCCACTTCACTTTGGATCTTTGGATCAAGTGAAAGAGGAGTTACTCCGGCTAGGGTTTGAAAAGGCCTATCTTCGCTTGCACAATGCTTATGACGAATTTGGCAGTGAGCCAAGTCAAAGCTACTGTGATATCGAATTAGCGTTGAAACCTCATTGA
- the mutH gene encoding DNA mismatch repair endonuclease MutH gives MKPEPQTQQELLDRAYAIAGMTFKELADEAEMDMPNDLKRDKGWVGQLLEWHLGAPAGSKPEQDFAKLGIELKSIPIGYSGKPLETTFVCVAPLMGVQGLTWETSHVRNKLSKVLWIPVEGEREIPLAERHVGSPLLWTPSEAENELLKRDWEELMELIVLGNVEQITARHGEALHLRPKAANSRVLTEAYGASGKPIKTKPRGFYLRTQFTHNLLTTHYA, from the coding sequence ATGAAACCAGAACCACAAACACAACAAGAGTTGTTAGACAGAGCTTACGCGATTGCCGGGATGACCTTCAAAGAGCTCGCTGATGAAGCAGAGATGGACATGCCAAACGATCTTAAGCGAGACAAAGGCTGGGTTGGGCAACTGTTAGAATGGCACTTAGGCGCACCTGCCGGCAGTAAACCAGAACAGGATTTCGCGAAGCTAGGCATCGAGCTAAAGAGTATTCCGATTGGCTATTCTGGTAAGCCACTTGAAACCACCTTTGTTTGTGTGGCGCCATTAATGGGAGTGCAAGGACTGACATGGGAAACCAGCCATGTTCGCAATAAACTGTCTAAAGTGTTGTGGATCCCTGTAGAAGGGGAAAGAGAAATCCCGCTGGCAGAACGTCACGTTGGATCACCACTACTATGGACACCAAGTGAAGCTGAGAACGAACTCCTAAAGAGAGACTGGGAAGAGTTGATGGAGTTGATCGTTTTAGGGAACGTTGAACAGATCACGGCAAGGCATGGAGAAGCCCTACACTTACGTCCAAAGGCCGCAAACAGTCGCGTGTTAACCGAAGCTTATGGAGCCAGTGGAAAGCCCATCAAGACCAAGCCTCGTGGGTTTTATTTGCGAACTCAATTTACTCACAACTTGCTGACGACGCATTACGCATAG